Proteins from a genomic interval of Nocardioides jishulii:
- a CDS encoding LLM class flavin-dependent oxidoreductase, with protein MPRQLVLNAFIHDVGHHEVAWRLPETRTDVQRDVTYFQDIARTAERGKLDSVFFADSPSTFGSTVARRPSEILEPALLLSAMAVVTERIGLIATSSTTYEEPYNLARTFASLDAISKGRAGWNVVTSADLTAGANFGYTEPLGHAERYARAEEFLEVVLGLWGGWEDGHRIADKANGVFHDPAKVHALDHVGEHFRVKGPLNVGRSEQGHPVVVQAGSSVPGIALAAKYAEAVFTAQPTLEEGQAFYAELKAATRKAGRNPDHVKILPGLVPIVGSTVEEARAIEKSLDDLVVLERPLAALAEQIGVPADQIDLDAPLPTDIRPASEIEGNRTRYELIVALARREDLTVRQLLLRLGGGRGHRTYVGTPEQVADTIQEWFTSGAADGFNIMPAIYPSGLETFVDHVVPVLQDRGLFRRDYAGTTLRDHYGLPVPAPLGAASGAGVGASSGGAAATTERTA; from the coding sequence ATGCCACGACAGCTCGTCCTCAACGCCTTCATCCACGACGTCGGCCACCACGAGGTGGCCTGGCGCCTGCCCGAGACCCGCACCGACGTGCAGCGCGACGTCACCTACTTCCAGGACATCGCGCGGACCGCGGAGCGCGGCAAGCTCGACTCGGTCTTCTTCGCCGACAGCCCCTCGACCTTCGGCAGCACGGTCGCCCGCCGTCCGTCGGAGATCCTCGAGCCGGCCCTCCTGCTCAGCGCGATGGCCGTGGTCACCGAGCGCATCGGACTCATCGCGACCTCGTCGACGACCTACGAGGAGCCCTACAACCTGGCGCGCACCTTCGCCTCGCTCGACGCGATCAGCAAGGGCCGCGCGGGGTGGAACGTGGTCACCTCCGCCGACCTCACCGCCGGCGCCAACTTCGGCTACACCGAGCCGCTGGGTCACGCCGAGCGCTACGCCCGCGCCGAGGAGTTCCTCGAGGTGGTCCTGGGGCTGTGGGGCGGCTGGGAGGACGGCCACCGCATCGCCGACAAGGCCAACGGCGTCTTCCACGACCCCGCCAAGGTCCACGCGCTGGACCACGTGGGCGAGCACTTCCGGGTCAAGGGGCCGCTCAACGTCGGACGCAGCGAGCAGGGGCACCCGGTGGTCGTGCAGGCGGGCTCGTCGGTGCCCGGCATCGCCCTCGCGGCGAAGTACGCCGAGGCCGTCTTCACCGCGCAGCCGACGCTGGAGGAGGGGCAGGCCTTCTACGCCGAGCTCAAGGCGGCCACCCGCAAGGCGGGCCGCAACCCGGACCACGTCAAGATCCTGCCCGGCCTGGTACCGATCGTCGGCTCCACGGTCGAGGAGGCGCGTGCGATCGAGAAGAGCCTCGACGACCTGGTCGTGCTGGAGCGCCCCCTGGCCGCCCTCGCCGAGCAGATCGGGGTCCCCGCGGACCAGATCGACCTCGACGCGCCGCTCCCGACCGACATCCGACCGGCGTCGGAGATCGAGGGCAACCGCACCCGCTACGAGCTCATCGTGGCGCTGGCCCGTCGCGAGGACCTGACCGTGCGCCAGCTCCTGCTGCGCCTCGGCGGCGGTCGCGGCCACCGGACGTACGTCGGCACCCCCGAGCAGGTCGCCGACACGATCCAGGAGTGGTTCACCTCCGGCGCGGCCGACGGCTTCAACATCATGCCGGCGATCTACCCCTCGGGGTTGGAGACCTTCGTCGACCACGTGGTCCCGGTCCTGCAGGACCGCGGCCTCTTCCGCCGGGACTACGCCGGCACCACGCTGCGCGACCACTACGGCCTGCCCGTGCCCGCCCCGCTGGGGGCTGCGTCCGGGGCCGGGGTGGGCGCGTCGTCCGGCGGCGCTGCCGCCACCACCGAGAGGACCGCCTGA
- a CDS encoding LLM class flavin-dependent oxidoreductase, which yields MPKPTRHLALNAFLMSAGHHEAAWRSNATEPDDYLSLEHVVELARTAERGLLDSIFFADVPVLGHPDRRPSESLDPTVKLAAIAAATSRIGLIGTASTTVEEPYNLARRFASLDRLSKGRAGWNVVTTATDAVGANYGITEWPGHEERYRRADEFVDVTLKLWNSWRPDAVVGDRAEGVWADPSRVQPIHHRGEFFDVAGPLTVGRSPQGHPVVVQAGSSGPGIALAAKYAEAIFTAQRTIEDGRSFYAELKAATRRAGRNPDHIKILPGIVTVLGGTEAEATARADALDDLIVLRHPHEQLAHQTGLAVDQLPLDEPLPAAVRAPDDNTGSRYALTLELARREDLTVRQLLRRLGGGRGHRVFAGTPEQVADTIELWFTTGASDGFNVMPATLPDTLEDFVDHVVPILQQRGLFRTAYEGSTLREHYGLPVPGEGALAGVSRAG from the coding sequence ATGCCGAAGCCCACCCGCCACCTCGCCCTCAACGCGTTCCTGATGAGCGCCGGCCACCACGAGGCCGCGTGGCGCTCCAACGCCACCGAGCCCGACGACTACCTCTCCCTCGAGCACGTCGTCGAGCTCGCCCGGACCGCCGAGCGGGGCCTGCTCGACTCCATCTTCTTCGCCGACGTCCCGGTGCTCGGCCACCCCGACCGTCGCCCCTCGGAGTCGCTCGACCCGACGGTGAAGCTGGCCGCCATCGCGGCCGCGACGTCGCGCATCGGCCTGATCGGCACCGCCTCCACCACCGTCGAGGAGCCCTACAACCTGGCTCGTCGCTTCGCCTCGCTCGACCGGCTGAGCAAGGGCCGGGCGGGGTGGAACGTGGTCACCACCGCCACCGACGCGGTCGGCGCCAACTACGGCATCACCGAGTGGCCGGGCCACGAGGAGCGCTACCGCCGCGCCGACGAGTTCGTCGACGTCACCCTGAAGCTGTGGAACTCCTGGCGTCCCGACGCGGTCGTCGGCGACCGCGCCGAGGGAGTCTGGGCAGACCCGTCGCGGGTGCAGCCGATCCACCACCGCGGAGAGTTCTTCGACGTCGCCGGCCCGCTCACGGTCGGTCGGAGCCCGCAGGGCCACCCGGTGGTCGTGCAGGCCGGGTCCTCCGGCCCCGGCATTGCGCTCGCTGCGAAGTACGCCGAGGCCATCTTCACCGCGCAGCGCACGATCGAGGACGGCCGGTCCTTCTACGCCGAGCTCAAGGCCGCCACCCGCAGGGCCGGGCGCAACCCCGACCACATCAAGATCCTCCCGGGCATCGTGACCGTCCTGGGCGGCACCGAGGCGGAGGCGACGGCCAGGGCCGACGCGCTCGACGACCTGATCGTGCTGCGCCACCCGCACGAGCAGCTGGCCCACCAGACCGGGCTGGCGGTCGACCAGCTGCCGCTCGACGAGCCGCTGCCGGCAGCGGTGCGGGCGCCCGACGACAACACCGGCAGCCGCTACGCGCTCACCCTGGAGCTGGCGCGCCGGGAGGACCTCACCGTGCGCCAGCTGCTGCGCCGCCTCGGCGGCGGCCGCGGCCACCGGGTCTTCGCGGGCACGCCGGAGCAGGTCGCCGACACCATCGAGCTGTGGTTCACCACCGGTGCCTCCGACGGCTTCAACGTCATGCCGGCCACGCTGCCCGACACGCTGGAGGACTTCGTCGACCACGTCGTGCCGATCCTCCAGCAGCGCGGGCTCTTCCGCACCGCGTACGAGGGCTCCACGCTGCGCGAGCACTACGGACTCCCGGTGCCGGGGGAGGGCGCCCTGGCCGGCGTCTCCCGCGCGGGCTGA
- a CDS encoding amidohydrolase, producing MLLRNVRPVPLLPGRQPVADPVDLDLPGVGEPAQVLDADGAWAVPGLWDAHVHLGQWTLVQSRLDTSAADSVEDVLAAVRSRLTQRLGHPVIGFGHRPTAWPTGPTTAALDAVTDTPVVLVAGDAHHGWLNSSAQRILGLPLRDEVVSEDEWFAVYARLGDVFGSERVAPGDYAATLGRAAALGVTGVVDFEFGEGPGAWIDRWSAGADLLRVRTATYASGLADVLAEGWRTGDVLDRGGRLMVGPLKIISDGSLNTGTAWCCEPYAGAPALPYGEPNLEADELQDLLARAHAGGLEAAVHAIGDRAVEAALDAFAATGARGSVEHAQLVRRDDVRRMRALGVRASVQPAHLLDDRDPTEQQWPGRGGRCFALRWMRDAGVQLAFGSDAPVSPLDPWLAMAAAVHRSADEREGWHPEQSLTATEALAASVDGVGDLATARDVVLLGDDPLRFDTGPEAAAHLRSMRGQVLATYVDGRGVYVA from the coding sequence GTGCTGCTCCGCAACGTCCGCCCCGTCCCGCTCCTGCCGGGCAGGCAGCCGGTCGCCGACCCCGTCGACCTCGATCTTCCCGGCGTCGGGGAGCCCGCTCAGGTCCTCGACGCCGACGGCGCCTGGGCGGTGCCGGGCCTGTGGGACGCCCACGTCCACCTCGGTCAGTGGACTCTCGTGCAGTCGCGGCTCGACACCTCCGCCGCCGACTCCGTGGAGGACGTCCTGGCCGCCGTGCGCAGTCGGCTCACCCAGCGGCTCGGGCACCCCGTGATCGGCTTCGGCCACCGCCCGACTGCCTGGCCGACGGGGCCCACCACCGCCGCCCTCGACGCGGTCACCGACACCCCCGTGGTCCTGGTCGCGGGCGACGCCCACCACGGGTGGCTCAACTCCTCGGCCCAGCGCATCCTGGGCCTGCCGCTGCGCGACGAGGTGGTCTCCGAGGACGAGTGGTTCGCCGTCTACGCCCGCCTCGGTGACGTCTTCGGTTCCGAGCGAGTCGCGCCGGGTGACTACGCCGCCACGCTGGGCCGGGCCGCCGCGCTCGGTGTCACCGGCGTCGTCGACTTCGAGTTCGGCGAGGGCCCGGGTGCCTGGATCGATCGCTGGTCGGCGGGCGCCGACCTGCTGCGGGTGCGCACCGCGACCTACGCCAGTGGCCTCGCCGACGTGCTGGCCGAGGGGTGGAGGACGGGCGACGTGCTCGACCGCGGCGGCCGGCTCATGGTCGGGCCGCTGAAGATCATCAGCGACGGCTCCCTCAACACCGGCACCGCCTGGTGCTGCGAGCCCTACGCCGGCGCCCCCGCGCTCCCCTACGGCGAGCCCAACCTGGAGGCCGACGAGCTGCAGGACCTCCTGGCGAGGGCCCATGCCGGAGGGTTGGAGGCCGCGGTGCACGCGATCGGCGACCGGGCGGTCGAGGCCGCGCTGGACGCCTTCGCCGCCACCGGCGCGCGGGGCTCCGTCGAGCACGCCCAGCTGGTGCGCCGCGACGACGTACGACGCATGCGTGCCCTCGGCGTGCGCGCCAGCGTCCAGCCCGCGCACCTGCTCGACGACCGGGACCCGACCGAGCAGCAGTGGCCGGGTCGCGGCGGGCGCTGCTTCGCGCTGCGGTGGATGCGCGACGCCGGGGTGCAGCTGGCCTTCGGCTCCGACGCCCCGGTCTCCCCCCTCGACCCCTGGCTGGCGATGGCGGCTGCGGTGCACCGCAGCGCCGACGAGCGCGAGGGGTGGCACCCCGAGCAGTCGCTCACGGCGACCGAGGCGCTGGCGGCGAGCGTCGACGGCGTAGGCGACCTGGCGACCGCCCGCGACGTGGTCCTGCTGGGCGACGACCCGCTGCGCTTCGACACCGGCCCCGAGGCAGCGGCCCACCTGCGGTCGATGCGCGGCCAGGTGCTCGCGACGTACGTGGATGGTCGGGGCGTGTACGTGGCCTAG